gtcggcgctagGGCCCTAAAATATggaaaacataattcaaactgatgtGTGTCATTGGCAACACACAGCTCAACAAGCCAACAAATAtcctatacgtaattccctctgctgaaaatctatatctttcataaaaatacccatcagggaatgttaacggggttgtcgctctctaaatgttttaactatgAGCgcacccctctctcctcctctctctctctcccccccccctctctctctctctctctctctcccccccctctctctccccccccctctctctctctctgcacaccgagctccacctgatcttctaagagcggtgacgccgttatcaatcgagcattgattggtcagtaggcggtgctttaacaccggttgatctctaatctccaacataacctgctcccgaccaggttagctgttcagcataagttaccatggtgatttaacccggtaacaagtgatccaccgttgtgatacagaaaaccctgggttgaacctgaagttaccttgttaacgccaaatcttgcttcgtagtacaggcctctgatgTAGTTAggtaatgatgataataataatctcCCACTCATCATTATGGAGGTTTAGCAATTTTATTTTGGTGTGGAAAAACCATACATTATAAATGcagaaattcacacacacaaattaacacGACAACATAACAAGAGCAATTTCTAAAACATAAACAATGTATAGAATATAGAGAAATTAAAGAAGAAGTTACATTTTTAATCATTGTGAACAATAAATCAAATTTGTGTAGCACTGTGCAATTAGGGCTTTGCTGTGATTATTACATGACAAATCAGCCACATCATTTTATATTCACCATTCTCTAGCACAGAAAAAAGCTTGATTCAAAGTTTCGTCATcagtaaaatgttaaaaaaataaaaactacagtAAACAAAGCTAAATCtacttataatatatatatatatatatatatatatatatatatatatatatatatatatatattataactgGTACAGAACAAACAATCTCACATACAGAACAAGCTATAGCTCAGTTATCAGTGAAAGGctactacacaacacacactgctGTAGAGCAGCccagaaaataataaaatagtcCAATGAGGGCAGACAGGTGCAaactgacacattttgtttctgaAAGATACATGTGTTTATAAGAAACTTCTCAATGCAGCAGCTTCACATTTCTATTTTTCATTcgtaatttattttaataagaTGCCCTGTGTAGTCATTGATAAACTAAGAAGATTtaggatgtgttttttttcaccagAGTTTAATCAATCAGACTGTATACATAAACACAACAATCACATGCAGTCATTTCTTTCCACTATAGTATCAGTTAAAAACAGAAACGTGCAGTTCTTCCCTTTCTCACTTGTGTTAATATGAAGCTGAATTTGGCCAACAGCTGAGGAGGTCACACCTTCTGCTATTTAAATGGCCACGCTGTTTTCTAGCTCTCTTGGATCCATGTATGTGTATGGGACCTCCAGCTTCTTGTTTCTGGCTTTGATGACCACACTTAACCCTTCAAGCTCTCCTTGAAAATCCTTAATCAGCTTGCAGGGAATCTTCTCACTGAAATGGTCCTCTGGGTATTGGCCAAGAGGGACCTAATGAGATAAATGATACATGTAAAAAAGACTGTTTAGAAATGTTTGAACTTAAACTATTGGCTATATAATGTACAGTTGTAGTGAGCATGATTTCTTTCTGTGGCTCAAAGAGGGTGTCTAGCCCTAATGACATAGTGAACTACTTTTTACAACCTGAACATAAATGtgatttatataataatatttcataAAATCTCTGGCACTTACGAAGTCAGACGACTGCTTGCTGAGTAGCCACATGGTGGCCATTCCCTGAACTGTTGTGTTGACGTCAGGGAATGTCTGCAGCATCGTGGCCTTGCTTGTTTTCCCCTTTGTGGTTGGTGGAGGAAGTTGCAGAGAGATGGGAGTGTTGGGCATCCAGCTACCATAGTCATACTGCAATGAATTCATGATTGACAGATTACTGCTTAAAGCGTAAcgctcgccaaaatgcaacctagggtctttttgtgaatgtacccgagtcaaacttttgtttaaaagcataattaggacggaaacggCACTTTTAAGAATtacagtatttttgttttgggtcttttgaatgggagagctaggggcactactcACTAATCAGTGATTTTGATGTGATCATAGTAGTGCTCCTAggtctcccattcaaaagaccatttgaccgaaaacgaaaatacagtcagtcaatcttaaaagtggtgcttccatcctaattatgctaacgaaagtttgactcggggacattcacaaaaagaccctaggttgcattttggcgagagttacgctttaatacTCTTTGAAGTCATGCCATGTCAGTCAATCGGTCAGTCAGTTCACCACTCTGGTCCACACTGATtcgtggtccccagaggatagATCCTaatcactttggtgatcccctgactttttacTTAGCGCCACAACTTTATTTGCTAGATTGTCATTAAATCTAGTTCACACATTCATGTTGGaatcactttggtgatcctctgacttgtCATCCAGCGCCATCATCACATCAAAATTATATTTGTCCAatctttatgaccaaatacctgcaaaactgacATTTCCATCCATCTCAGCTGTTCCttgtgttttgtgctaattACTAAATGTTTGCATGTTAACATGGTGAACTAAGATTGTGATCTTGGTAAACATAAATACTAAAAGTCAGCGTGTTAGCGTTTTCATAGTGAGTATTTTAGCATGTGCTGCATTTAGTTTAAAGCATCACTGTGACTAAGTGCAGCGTCACAGACCtgttagcatggctgtagactcttgttaATGTCTTCCATCTTTCTTCAGTTCAGAACAAAACTGCAACACCTCATGAACCCACTccccaaaaaaagttaaattaaaaggCTTCACCTGTCCAGTATTCACAGCTGAGTGCTGTCCTGAGCAAGTGAAGATCACCATGGTGACAAACTTGACCAACTCAGCCACGGTGGTAAAGCTCTGTGGAATTCCTGAGAATGAGAAGGAATAAACTGACTCAAAGACATCCAGATGACTGGTTGAGTTATGTTTGCATTATGATAATATAATATCTAAATGTGCACATAAAGCATCATTCATCACCATAAtgagcttttatttatttattaaaactcACCCGTGCTTGCTTGGGAAAGAAATCCATGTTCAAAAATGTCTGAAATCCACTTCTGCAGTTCGGAGTCTTTCTGGACCTCAGCGTCATTCTTGTAGTAGAAGCTGAGCACTCCCTGCACAAACCTTTGAGAAATGTAGGTAGGTAAAATATAAAACACGTTCCTTGTTGAGATATGCATTGTTATGCACTCTGCAGTAGTGAGACAGTCCTCATTGGCAGCGTCCAGGAGGTGAAGTGGCAGCTACCAAtacacactctgtactttggtccatatggggacttgaaccagcaagcCTCGGGTTCCTAAcacaactccctacagactgagctactgccaccccttaAAGATTTGGAGCGAGTAATGATCTGGGTTTTACAGCGAGGTAGGCTTTGGTAGGCGTATTTTGGACATTTGGAGAgatcagtctttatgctaagctaagataataGCCTCTTGGCTGTAGCTCCGTACTTAACACACAAACTTCTCACATCTAACTATGGGGAAGAAagtaaatatgtttgtattCATACTATTTATGTAGGTgaatcattcatttcatttaaaccCCAAAAGAAGTGCACATTTCATATTCTGTCATTCCAATACAGTCCCCTCTGCCATATTACAAATGATTATACTTGGATATCACCTCAGAGCTACAGGACTCAACCACACTgaatatagtttttttattgaaactGACACCTTCAATGTTTAAGTGTAGGGATGCCTCTCATGTCATCTCATCTCGCCGAGGTTCGTAAGTTCGTGAAGTATTTCAGGCAGGAATATTGATAAAATTTCTTAACCAACTGCCACTCTACTCAAATAAAGATGCAGTAGctagggcgcctgggtagctgaGGTGGTAGAGTGCGTGCCCGTACTGTGGTAACTTGAGGTAACTTCATCAGTGATGTCAAAGTACTGTAGGTGTTCAGCCTGTTGTTAATGTTATTTGGAAAAAGTTAGCTACTAAAGAGGGCAGGATTTGGGCTCATTTTTTCCCCAATATGGGGACACCTGTACTACCTTTGGATGATATCCCAAAGCTTGAGTCCATCATCCCTGTAGTAGAAGTTCGGCACAGCCTCCACACCACGTTCAGCAATGTCGTCTGGTAGGCAGAGGGAGCTGTACCTCATTGAGGACAGTGATCTCTTCAGGATTGTCATCATACCCTCTCCACCAGAAGCTGCAAACTAGATAACAGTCAGATATGTAAGGAATATGTATATGTTAgagacaaatactgtaaatgacattgaaaaaaaaatgttgtttagtGAGCTTCTTGGTGTTTACGTACCTGTGTAAAAACTCCAGTCTCAGATATTAGAAGACTTCGAGCTAAGTAGTTGATCTGCAGAGTGTAGCGAGTGTAAGGTATGAGGAgctgagggaaggagggaacTCTGTTAGTAACACTATTACATGTTAACAAAGTCAGAAATCTGGATGCTTCTATACTACTTAGCAGTGAGAAATGCTtgcaaataaatacacacaaacatgattCATCAACTttggaagataaaaaaaaatcaagttgatAAAACTACAACTACAGTAAGTACAGTATTCAGCCTTCAGTTACCTTGTACAGTGGATGCACCATTGGCACATTACGCAGCAGTGACACTGCAAACACTTCAGCCAGCAGATGAGTGCGCAGCAGGTGAACATTGAGTTGATGCTCACTGAAATCTGCACTTCTCACAAAAATCTTGGCCATCAACCAGTCGTACTCAGAATCGGTAGGAAAGAAGATGGGGTTGTCATCTGCTGGAGTCTGCTTcagctgcaggagaaggaagGGGGATGTGGTTTATTCAATCCATTGGATCCATTTCCAGTACTGGTTAATACTGTTAAAGAATGTTCTGTAATTGTTGTATATTGTTGCCTATTTACTAAAGGTTTCTTCTGCTATTCAGTTAGTTGATCTCTCTTTCaatctgtgtgcatccttgtcccaaaaatgcttgttactaacttggCTCTGGGGAGATTATTTCCTGGAGTCCTtttgcccagcatgtttccttggactaggagtttttttgtgattgttgcgggcaaaaatccttgattatgcggcacgttttcttaaaaaatgcgatggaatatgagcaatatttatgcaattttatgtgatgaaattgcgggaacttgcaaaaactgcggtttgatgaaaaagagaaaaaaagtgattccCCCAACACCctgcttttcgatgatgttcacatcgtgtaattacgtcacttcataacgttcccatggcaacaggggaaaatggctgctcttttgtgaagtaaacacaatatttttcaactttctgctaagatatgtgtgacttttttgcaacgaaaatgcggggattatgaaatcatgcaagccccgcatattttgcgcggaaatcgacaatttatgcggcgaaagtgcacgtatttgaaaaaatgcggcccccgaaataaatatgcagactttggctgattatgcattgaattatgccatcgcataatcacgtttttctggagggactgactagggtggcacctaaatcatggttgcagctgtcccagtggtcctgctccgcaccctgctatgccctgttacaccccgctacgctctgcagtgccctgctgcgtcctgctacgtcctgctacgtccagctacgtCCAGTTACGTCCAGCTACGTCCGGCTACGTCCAGCTAcgtccggctacgtcctgctatgccatgaactactacaactattatttctggTCATTTTTCCagtatctttattgtgactattatttccactgttcatcataccctcaaccggcaccgtcagacaccacctaccaagagcctgggtctgtcccaggtttcttcctaaaagggagtttttcctcgtcACTGTCGCattaatgcttgctcttgggggaattactggaattgttgggtttttgtattttatagagtgtggtctagacctactctatctgtaaagtgtctcttgttatgatttgatactataaataaaatgagagGAAATTCATATTTTCATTGAATCCCAGGTCAGAGCACAGGATCAGTTGATCAATGATTTCATGTCTAACTTCTTATGTCTTTGACAAAAGGAAAGAGGGAGGTAGGCTGTCTGGCAATTGCAATGAAACTACCTTAAATATAGCTTTTTCTCTAAACCACGTTCTTCATATGCAGTATGTTTGCTCCATTAGTAATTTTACTAAAGGTATTTCTGTCTAccctgtatatactgtatatatgacatatacagtatagtagtACATGTCTGTCAGTCCTGGAAGAGGGATTACTCCCTAACCTAAAGCTTCACTGTAAGCTACATTTGAGTGCTAATCTCACCTGGATAGCAACTGGCATCAGTTTATCATCAGGAGTTTTGTGGAGCAGGACGAGTGGAGCCATCAAGTACTGCTTCTTCAAATTGATGATGTTTGCTTTCACTCCATCCAAACGCTTGTAGTCACACAGGAATATGTTGCCTTTCTGTTTGAAAGTGTAGTGAGGATGAGAAACTATTTGACTCACATGCATACAGTGTGGATATTACATACACTAAGTAAACATTCAACATGCAATTCCTAATTGAACATGTCATGGGGCAGAACACGATTGTTCCAAATACTAAGGTCAATCAAGATCAGGACATTCACCTTCATTTCATTTCTCAAGCTACCCTGACCATGGAGGGAGACCATGTCATCAGTGACAGCAAAGTTATCAGGCAGAGCTGAACAACGTCGGATCAACATGGGGTTGACACCATTTAGATACTGGTAGCCAAAAAAAGCATCCTCCTTCCAATGTTCATGGACATA
The sequence above is drawn from the Sander lucioperca isolate FBNREF2018 chromosome 17, SLUC_FBN_1.2, whole genome shotgun sequence genome and encodes:
- the LOC116039739 gene encoding polyunsaturated fatty acid lipoxygenase ALOX15B-like yields the protein MVNYEVTVSTGNLAFAATFNNVFIKLVGTDGESKRTWLKGALQFTDGTVSLKYPSLHLNVLHASSSWQYKQIQTVLWFFLQALRVSEDNHHLGRYSRQMELDQREKDYRWHVYVEGIPHCMKSTDPLSLPCEIRFSFTKTTEFPYTAATGLTELQLKGLADCKKNWTNIDDINRVFCSKQTEISDYVHEHWKEDAFFGYQYLNGVNPMLIRRCSALPDNFAVTDDMVSLHGQGSLRNEMKKGNIFLCDYKRLDGVKANIINLKKQYLMAPLVLLHKTPDDKLMPVAIQLKQTPADDNPIFFPTDSEYDWLMAKIFVRSADFSEHQLNVHLLRTHLLAEVFAVSLLRNVPMVHPLYKLLIPYTRYTLQINYLARSLLISETGVFTQFAASGGEGMMTILKRSLSSMRYSSLCLPDDIAERGVEAVPNFYYRDDGLKLWDIIQRFVQGVLSFYYKNDAEVQKDSELQKWISDIFEHGFLSQASTGIPQSFTTVAELVKFVTMVIFTCSGQHSAVNTGQYDYGSWMPNTPISLQLPPPTTKGKTSKATMLQTFPDVNTTVQGMATMWLLSKQSSDFVPLGQYPEDHFSEKIPCKLIKDFQGELEGLSVVIKARNKKLEVPYTYMDPRELENSVAI